Below is a genomic region from Streptomyces ferrugineus.
CGCACGAGGTGAGCGCGCTGCCCTTGTCGAGCACCAGCCCGAACTGCTCCGGCGTACCGCCCTGGTTCTCGAACTGGCCGACGATCGTCGCGTCCGTCACCTCGGCCGCGGTGATGTAGAAGGCGGTCGGCAGGTCGACCACGATGGCGTCGACCTGGCCGTTCTTCAGCGCGGACTTCGCCTGGTCGTTCTTGGCGTACGCGGCGGGCTCCTGGGCCGGCTTCACCAGGTCGTCGATGTAGTCGAGGCTGGTCGTGCCGACCTGTGCGCCCAGCTTGAGGCTCTTCAGGTCCGCGACGGTCTTCGCCTTGGCGGCCTTGGTGCCCTTCAGTGCGATGACGGCCTGGCGGACGTCGTAGTAGCCGGACGAGAAGTCCACGGCCTGCTTGCGCTCGTCGCTGATCGACACCTGGTTGACGTCGAAGTCGAACGTCTTCTCCCCGGGCGCGAACGCCTTGTTGAACGGGACGCTCTGCCAGACGACGGCGCTCTTGTCGTAGCCGAGCTGCTGCGCCACGGCGTAGGCGACGGCCGATTCGAAGCCCTCGCCGTTGGCCGGCGTGTCGTCCTTGAACCAGGGTTCGTACGCCGGCTCGTCGGTGGCGATCGTCAGCTTGCCGGAGGTCTTGGTGGCCAACTTGCCCTTGGCGCAGGTGTTCCCGGCCGCCCCTGACGGCGTGTCGGCGGCCTTCTCCTCCGGCTGCGGGGCGCAGCCGAGAGCGGTGGCGAGCAGGGCTGTCGTGGTCACGGCGACGGCGCGGCGCAGCGCGCGAGGGGCAGGGTGCATGGCGCGAGATTGACAGTACATCGTCGTGTTTGTCGAGGTCACGACGGTGAAAGTCCGCATAGTGGGAACGGGTGTTGCGTTCCTGTGAACACATGCCGCAGGTGGCCGCCGGGGCCGCCGGTCGAGGGCGGGGATTGAGAGACCGGCGGCCCATTCCGCCCAGGAGCCGTCATCCTGTGCGGGGCTGCTTCCAGTTGACTGCGCAACTACGCGCGCCGGGAGCGCGCGCGT
It encodes:
- a CDS encoding ABC transporter substrate-binding protein; translated protein: MHPAPRALRRAVAVTTTALLATALGCAPQPEEKAADTPSGAAGNTCAKGKLATKTSGKLTIATDEPAYEPWFKDDTPANGEGFESAVAYAVAQQLGYDKSAVVWQSVPFNKAFAPGEKTFDFDVNQVSISDERKQAVDFSSGYYDVRQAVIALKGTKAAKAKTVADLKSLKLGAQVGTTSLDYIDDLVKPAQEPAAYAKNDQAKSALKNGQVDAIVVDLPTAFYITAAEVTDATIVGQFENQGGTPEQFGLVLDKGSALTSCVTDAVDALRKDGTLDKLEQQWLSDAVDAPVLK